The Lycium ferocissimum isolate CSIRO_LF1 chromosome 1, AGI_CSIRO_Lferr_CH_V1, whole genome shotgun sequence genome includes a region encoding these proteins:
- the LOC132063545 gene encoding LOW QUALITY PROTEIN: pentatricopeptide repeat-containing protein At3g23020 (The sequence of the model RefSeq protein was modified relative to this genomic sequence to represent the inferred CDS: inserted 1 base in 1 codon; substituted 2 bases at 2 genomic stop codons), translating into MYVKFQYVDTSNCFHILNSTKSTPSTGISIQPTKKYKEQHKLHDPNGRIEKSKNLGVKFRPGVVKEKLDYQTGKNLHTHVWKNGVLKTQNGFLRKPVDKTESEEEIDGELSLGNVVQTKCSTKCSNEVKEAQIGILKTQNGVLKTQNGISRKPVDKETQNGFKDPKRCFDQKWYFXETSXKWCXLGNGVFRKPVERTESKKNVGGQLSSGNAVEKVQNKGSMKWARYGGCIPVMLEALETVSNLDEALKPWEKSLTKKERTIILKEQVEWQRAMEIFEWFKRRGCHELNVIHYNIMLRILGRAQRWGEIERLWGEMKERRIEPINSTYGTLIDVYSKGGRRDQAVEWLKLMNKRGMVPDEVTMGIVVQMYKMAGEFKKAEEFLKKWSLCKCQVEERVNGAPRSGIRVNGSSGSSVCLSSHTYNNLIDTYGKAGQVKEAYETFHQMLREGIVPTTVTFNTMIHMCGNNGRMEEVASLMGKMEGLQCHPDTRTYNILISLHAKHDNIQMAATYFKLMKDASLEPDAVTYRTLLYAFSIRNMVSEAEKLILEMDKKDLQIDEFTQSALTRMYLEAGMVEKSWSWFQRFHLSGKMSSECYSANIDAFGERGHISEAEKAFNCCREGKRLTVLEFNVMIKAYGISKRYNEACYLFDSMETHGLSPDRCGYSSLIQLLAGADLPQKAASYARKMQEAGLVDDCIPYCAVISSFVKVGQLEMAVRLFDEMTAFDVNPDVVVYGVLINAFADIGSVKDATKYLVEMRNSGLEANAVIYTSLIKLYTKVGYLREAQETYKMLQSFEAGADVYSSNCMIDLYSERSMVRQAEEIFEHLKIKGNANEFSYAMMLCMYKRNGMFKEAYQNARKMRELGLLSDLLSYNNVLGLYATDGRFKEALATYKEMLSSAIQPDDSTYKSLGIVLLKCGVPKEAVGRLESLRKKDSQSGMQEWASALSSVIGVLDTENPDRKDA; encoded by the exons ATGTATGTGAAGTTTCAGTATGTTGACACTAGCAATTGTTTTCACATACTTAACTCAACTAAATCCACTCCCAGTACTGGAATTTCAATCCAACCCACTAAGAAATACAAAGAACAGCACAAATTACATGACCCAAATGGTAGAATTGAGAAAAGCAAGAATCTTGGGGTTAAATTCAGGCCTGGTGTTGTAAAAGAGAAGTTGGATTATCAAACTGGAAAAAACTTGCATACCCATGTTTGGAAAAATGGTGTTTTAAAGACCCAAAATGGTTTCTTGAGAAAACCAGTTGATAAAACTGAGAGTGAAGAGGAAATTGATGGTGAATTGAGCTTGGGAAATGTGGTGCAGACTAAGTGTTCGACGAAATGCTCCAATGAAGTGAAGGAGGCTCAAATTGGTATTTTGAAGACCCAAAATGGTGTTTTGAAAACCCAAAATGGTATTTCTAGGAAACCAGTTGATAAGGAGACCCAAAATGGTTTTAAAGACCCAAAACGATGTTTTGACCAAAAATGGTATTTTTAGGAAACCAGTTGAAAATGGT TTTTAGGAAATGGTGTTTTTAGGAAACCAGTTGAGAGAACTGAGAGTAAGAAAAATGTTGGTGGTCAATTGAGCTCAGGCAATGCGGTGGAGAAAGTGCAGAATAAGGGTTCGATGAAATGGGCCAGATATGGAGGATGCATTCCTGTTATGCTGGAAGCTTTGGAGACGGTTAGTAACTTGGATGAGGCATTAAAGCCATGGGAAAAGAGtttgactaaaaaagaaaggactATTATATTGAAGGAGCAGGTGGAGTGGCAACGAGCGATGGAGATTTTTGAGTGGTTTAAGAGAAGAGGATGCCATGAATTGAATGTTATACATTATAATATTATGCTTAGGATTCTCGGGAGAGCACAGAGGTGGGGTGAGATTGAGAGGTTATGGGGCGAAATGAAGGAAAGGAGAATTGAGCCAATAAATTCAACTTATGGGACTCTGATCGATGTCTACAGCAAGGGTGGACGTAGGGACCAGGCAGTGGAATGGTTGAAATTAATGAATAAACGAGGGATGGTGCCAGATGAGGTGACAATGGGAATTGTTGTTCAGATGTATAAAATGGCAGGGGAGTTTAAGAAGGCGGAAGAGTTTCTGAAAAAGTGGTCTTTATGCAAATGTCAAGTGGAGGAACGTGTAAATGGTGCGCcaagaagtggtatcagagtcaATGGTTCTTCTGGTTCAAGTGTTTGTTTGAGCTCACATACTTATAACAACTTAATCGACACTTACGGGAAAGCAGGACAAGTGAAAGAAGCATATGAGACTTTTCACCAGATGCTGAGGGAAGGGATCGTGCCGACAACAGTTACTTTCAATACAATGATTCACATGTGTGGTAATAATGGACGAATGGAAGAAGTTGCTTCCTTGATGGGGAAGATGGAGGGGCTTCAGTGCCATCCTGATACACGAACATACAACATACTTATTTCCCTTCACGCAAAGCATGACAACATACAAATGGCCGCCACCTACTTTAAACTTATGAAAGATGCTTCTCTAGAGCCAGATGCAGTGACCTATCGCACTCTTTTGTATGCATTTTCTATAAGAAATATGGTCAGTGAAGCAGAGAAGCTCATTTTGGAGATGGATAAGAAAGATCTACAGATTGACGAATTCACTCAGTCAGCTTTGACTAGGATGTATCTAGAAGCGGGGATGGTAGAAAAGTCATGGTCCTGGTTCCAGAGGTTTCATCTTTCAGGAAAAATGTCTTCTGAATGCTATTCTGCTAATATCGATGCCTTCGGTGAACGTGGCCATATTTCGGAAGCTGAGAAAGCTTTTAATTGCTGTAGGGAGGGAAAAAGACTCACTGTTCTTGAGTTCAATGTAATGATCAAAGCATATGGAATTAGCAAGAGATATAACGAGGCATGCTACTTGTTTGATAGCATGGAGACACATGGCTTATCTCCTGATAGATGCGGCTATAGTTCACTCATTCAATTGCTTGCTGGTGCAGATTTGCCGCAGAAAGCAGCATCTTATGCGAGGAAAATGCAGGAGGCGGGATTAGTTGATGATTGCATCCCTTATTGTGCTGTGATATCTAGTTTTGTTAAAGTAGGTCAGCTGGAAATGGCAGTAAGATTATTCGATGAAATGACTGCATTTGACGTCAATCCGGATGTTGTTGTCTATGGTGTACTGATAAATGCCTTTGCTGACATAGGAAGCGTTAAAGACGCTACAAAATACTtggttgaaatgagaaactcTGGTTTAGAGGCAAATGCTGTTATATATACTTCCTTAATTAAGCTATACACCAAGGTTGGGTATTTGAGAGAAGCACAAGAAACGTATAAAATGCTTCAGTCGTTTGAGGCAGGGGCTGATGTATATTCTTCAAATTGCATGATTGACTTGTACAGCGAGCGCTCTATGGTTAGACAAGCAGAAGAGATTTTCGAGCACCTGAAGATAAAGGGAAATGCAAACGAATTTTCTTATGCAATGATGTTGTGTATGTACAAGAGAAATGGAATGTTTAAGGAAGCCTATCAAAATGCCCGGAAAATGAGAGAACTGGGACTTCTGAGTGACTTGTTGAGTTACAACAATGTGCTTGGATTGTATGCAACTGATGGGAGGTTTAAAGAAGCTTTGGCGACTTACAAGGAAATGCTTTCTTCTGCCATCCAACCTGATGATTCAACATACAAATCACTTGGAATTGTTCTTCTTAAATGCGGTGTTCCAAAGGAGGCTGTTGGTAGGCTGGAATCTCTGAGGAAAAAGGATTCTCAGAGTGGCATGCAAGAGTGGGCTTCAGCCCTATCTTCCGTTATTGGTGTGCTTGATACTGAAAATCCTGATAGAAAAGATGCTTAG
- the LOC132061214 gene encoding LOW QUALITY PROTEIN: acylamino-acid-releasing enzyme-like (The sequence of the model RefSeq protein was modified relative to this genomic sequence to represent the inferred CDS: deleted 1 base in 1 codon) — protein MRNGRSRSLSICSAMENAEASPLKRFPLGLDETSEEEYSSQSALIQDFASIPTIDKAWTFTSTSGSQCMFSVSQPNLLANKNRRYVVSSHISKESANGLSFQWAAFPIEMPSGSIMVPSPSGSKLLVVRNPEKDSLPTKFEIWGPSQVEKEFHISPSVHGSVYSDGWFEGISWNDDETFVAYVAEEPAPLKPVFTNSGYKKGNSSDKECGSWKGQGDWEEDWGETYPGKREPAIFVINVNSGEVYPVEGTKKLTVGQVVWAPASGSLQHYLVFVGWPSDTRKLGIKYCYNRPCALYAVRAPFSKPEDRQSESNAVEEASPVKLTQRISSAFVPRFSPDRKGLVFLSAKSSVASFVMFTCNSHHFIDLCCSIDGLSSPWHNLCDPLIVVLHGGPHFISLSSFSKSLAFLSAIGYSLLIVNYRGSSGFGEEALQSLPGKIGSQVLVCRMDPTLAAIDHVIDMGLADPSKITVLGGSHGGFLTTHLTGQAPDKFAAAATRNPVCSIPLMVGTSDIPDWCYAETFGCLGKSMFTEAPSSEHLAVFHSKSPISYISKVKTPILFLLGAKDLRVPVCTGLQYARALKEKGTEVKVLVFPEDNHAIDRPQSDFESFLNIGVWFKKHCK, from the exons ATGAGAAATGGTCGGAG TCGAAGTTTGTCAATTTGCTCAGCAATGGAAAATGCTGAAGCCAGCCCTCTCAAAAGATTCCCTCTCGGTTTGGATGAGACTTCTGAGGAAGAATATTCTTCTCAATCCGCTCTGATACAAGATTTTGCTAGCATCCCTACCATTGACAAGGCATGGACTTTCACATCTACCAGCG GTTCCCAGTGTATGTTCTCAGTGAGCCAGCCAAATCTCCTTGCCAACAAGAACAGGAGATATGTAGTATCTAGTCATATTTCAAAGGAAAGTGCAAATGGTTTAAGCTTTCAATGGGCTGCCTTCCCTATTGAGATGCCTAGTGGCTCTATAATGGTTCCATCACCTTCAGGTTCAAAACTTCTTGTTGTTAGAAATCCTGAAAAGGATTCTCTGCCGACCAAATTCGAGATTTGGGGTCCATCTCAAGTCGAAAAGGAGTTCCATATCTCGCCCTCAGTCCATGGCTCTGTATATTCGGATGGATG GTTTGAGGGAATTTCGTGGAATGATGATGAAACCTTTGTTGCATACGTCGCTGAGGAGCCGGCTCCCCTGAAGCCCGTGTTTACTAATTCAGGGTATAAGAAAGGGAATTCTTCAGATAAGGAATGTGGTAGCTGGAAAGGTCAAGGGGATTGGGAAGAGGATTGGGGTGAAACCTACCCTGGAAAACGAGAACCTGCGATTTTCGTTATCAATGTTAACAG CGGAGAAGTATATCCTGTTGAAGGAACAAAGAAGCTTACTGTTGGACAAGTTGTGTGGGCTCCAGCTTCTGGAAGCTTGCAACATTATCTGGTTTTTGTTGGGTGGCCATCAGATACTAGAAAGTTGGGCATTAAGTATTGCTATAACCGGCCGTGTGCCTTGTATGCTGTTAGAGCTCCGTTTTCTAAACCAGAAGATCGTCAATCTGA aAGTAATGCAGTTGAAGAAGCATCTCCAGTTAAGCTGACACAAAGAATAAGTAGTGCATTCGTTCCTCGTTTCAG CCCAGATAGAAAGGGTCTTGTATTTCTATCTGCAAAAAGTTCTGTAGCCTCTTTTGTAATGTTTACTTGCAACTCACATCACTTCATAGATCTGTGCTGCTCCATAGATGGACTGTCATCTCCA TGGCATAATCTGTGTGATCCGCTAATTGTAGTCCTTCATGGGGGTCCTCACTTTATTTCATTGTCAAGCTTCTCGAAATCCTTGGCTTTCCTTTCCGCAATTGGTTATAGCTTGTTGATTGTTAATTATAG AGGCTCATCGGGATTTGGTGAGGAAGCACTGCAATCTCTTCCAGGAAAAATTGGATCACAGGTACTCGTCTGTA GGATGGACCCAACACTAGCTGCTATAGATCATGTCATAGATATGGGACTTGCAGATCCATCTAAAATAACTGTGCTCGGTGGTTCCCATGGTGGATTCCTGACAACACACTTGACTGGTCAG GCACCAGATAAGTTTGCCGCAGCAGCT ACTAGAAACCCTGTCTGCAGCATTCCCTTGATGGTTGGAACATCTGATATCCCTGATTGGTGCTATGCAGAGACGTTTGGATGTCTGGGAAAATCAATGTTTACTGAAGCTCCTTCATCTGAACACCTTGCTGTCTTTCACAGCAAATCACCAATATCATACATCTCCAAG GTCAAAACGCCTATACTCTTCTTGCTAGGTGCCAAGGACCTCCGTGTACCAGTATGTACCGGCTTGCAA TATGCACGTGCATTGAAGGAGAAAGGAACTGAGGTCAAAGTGCTGGTGTTTCCCGAGGACAATCACGCGATTGATAG ACCACAGtctgattttgaaagctttctTAATATTGGAGTGTGGTTCAAGAAGCACTGCAAATAG
- the LOC132061221 gene encoding F-box/kelch-repeat protein At3g23880-like, which translates to MESQEDEALPKRGKPTIPSISSKELVLPMPNLHVELITDILLKLPVKSLLKFRPISYYPQDYTHHGVMIKVASTARRGFKDCSLSSLFYDSVTEAFDLDYPGKNPDEYPRVVGSVNGLICLAISINGGLDDLYLWNPSIRKYKKLPSYDNEITLTNFNFGFAYDEFQDDYKVVGRELLVDSAKSVNGKTSLA; encoded by the exons ATGGAATCCCAAGAAGATGAAGCCCTTCCAAAAAGGGGCAAACCCACAATCCCGTCCATTTCTAGCAAAGAGTTAGTCTTGCCAATGCCTAACCTTCATGTAGAGCTCATCACTGATATCTTGTTGAAGCTTCCAGTGAAATCACTCTTGAAATTCAG ACCTATCTCTTATTATCCGCAGGACTACACCCACCATGGTGTTATGATTAAGGTTGCTAGTACTGCTAGGCGCGGCTTCAAGGACTGTTCTCTTAgctctttattttatgattctGTAACTGAGGCATTTGATTTGGATTATCCTGGTAAAAATCCCGATGAGTATCCCCGAGTTGTGGGTTCTGTCAATGGATTGATATGTCTTGCCATCAGTATAAATGGAGGATTAGATGACTTGTATTTATGGAATCCATCAATtagaaaatataagaaattgCCTAGTTATGACAATGAGATTACACTTACTAATTTCAATTTTGGTTTTGCATATGATGAGTTCCAAGATGATTACAAAGTAGTGG GCAGAGAGCTCTTGGTTGATTCTGCTAAGTCTGTGAATGGGAAAACTTCATTGGCTTGA
- the LOC132063467 gene encoding CBL-interacting serine/threonine-protein kinase 7-like, with amino-acid sequence MDVKQPQPPPPSSVKIKRTTSSDSTGSGSIILNKYQLTRLLGRGSFAKVYHARCLDDNKEFAVKVINKAITTIDASMEPRIIREVSAMTRLNHHPNILNLHEVMATKTKIYFVMELAHGGELFTKLNRRGGRFSESTARFYFHQLVSALHFCHQNGVAHRDIKPQNMLLDKDGHLKISDFGLSALPEQLQNGLLHTACGTPAYSAPEVVYRKGYNGAKADAWSCGVILYVFLAGSLPFDDSNLPNMYKAIHRREFQFPDWISKPARRIINRLLDPNPDTRYGIEELMNTTWFKKSSSMKQEEQSRKKLFGEGILEKESKHMERMNAFDIISMSSGLDLSGLFEGGLNKKEMRFTTNVEVMKVEEKVMKIGKDEGYRVERRKRGGIGLVKGRVVLLMEILEVAKELWLVEFKVVNGGSEFEDCQWEKLKVGLKDIVVSWYNDGS; translated from the coding sequence ATGGATGTAAAACAACCCCAACCCCCACCGCCTTCCTCCGTCAAAATTAAAAGAACCACCAGCTCCGACAGTACCGGATCCGGGTCAATAATCCTCAATAAATACCAACTCACCCGCCTTCTAGGCCGTGGTAGCTTTGCTAAAGTATACCATGCTCGTTGTTTAGACGACAACAAAGAATTCGCCGTTAAAGTTATCAATAAAGCCATCACTACCATTGATGCTTCTATGGAACCTCGTATAATCCGAGAAGTATCCGCTATGACACGTCTTAATCATCACCCAAACATCCTTAACCTCCACGAAGTCATGGCTACTAAAACCAAAATATACTTCGTAATGGAACTCGCACATGGTGGTGAGCTTTTTACGAAATTGAACCGACGTGGTGGCCGGTTTTCTGAATCAACTGCCCGGTTTTATTTCCATCAGCTTGTCTCTGCTTTACACTTCTGTCATCAAAATGGTGTTGCGCATCGCGATATTAAACCTCAAAACATGCTCCTGGACAAAGATGGTCACCTTAAAATCTCCGATTTTGGTCTCTCAGCTTTGCCTGAGCAGTTACAGAACGGTCTTCTTCACACCGCCTGTGGTACACCGGCTTATAGTGCACCTGAGGTAGTGTATAGAAAAGGGTATAACGGAGCTAAAGCGGATGCTTGGTCATGTGGGGTTATACTCTATGTTTTTCTTGCTGGAAGTTTACCGTTTGATGATTCCAATTTGCCTAATATGTATAAAGCTATACATCGTCGTGAATTTCAGTTTcctgattggatttcaaagccAGCTCGGAGAATAATAAACCGGCTTCTTGATCCTAACCCTGATACGAGGTATGGTATTGAGGAACTGATGAATACTACATGGTTTAAGAAATCATCATCGATGAAACAAGAAGAACAAAGTAGAAAGAAGCTTTTTGGTGAAGGGATTTTAGAGAAGGAAAGTAAACACATGGAGAGAATGAATGCTTTTGATATTATTTCGATGTCTTCTGGGTTGGATTTATCGGGGTTGTTTGAAGGGGGGTTGAATAAGAAGGAGATGAGATTTACGACGAATGTGGAAGTAATGAAGGTCGAAGAGAAAGTGATGAAGATTGGAAAAGATGAAGGGTATAGAGTTGAAAGAAGGAAGAGAGGGGGAATTGGGTTGGTTAAAGGTCGAGTTGTTTTgttgatggaaattttggaaGTGGCAAAGGAGTTATGGTTGGTGGAGTTTAAGGTTGTGAATGGAGGATCAGAATTTGAAGATTGTCAATGGGAGAAACTGAAAGTTGGGCTGAAAGATATAGTTGTTTCATGGTACAACGATGGGTCTTGA
- the LOC132061207 gene encoding uncharacterized protein LOC132061207: MFLPSVYPQYACALKEKGADIKVMMFPDDTRTRQDQPIEEIFEETGINGTQLDRFSIKFMYNKLRGDFAKVPWRKMICNNQGAPKWIFITYLAVHGKLYTRDRLLKWGIIDDAECAMCGLETESTDHLCFKCPLSAGIWGQLLQWQGYSRPVLAWKDEQEWQRLYANGKNSKDEMYRVTLTGCIYMLWHERNCRIFQQKMRTVNVLTTMIILKVICRETMKPKLTSRVMHLNTYL, encoded by the exons atgtttttgccTTCTGTATATCCGCAGTATGCATGTGCATTAAAAGAGAAAGGAGCAGATATTAAGGTGATGATGTTTCCTGATGACACACGAACTCGACAG GACCAGCCAATAGAAGAGATATTTGAAGAGACCGGAATCAATGGCACTCAGTTGGACAGATTCTCCATTAAATTTATGTACAACAAGCTCAGAGGAGATTTTGCCAAAGTTCCATGGAGAAAGATGATATGTAATAACCAAGGAGCCCCTAAGTGGATCTTCATCACATACCTAGCAGTACATGGAAAGCTATACACCAGGGACAGGTTACTCAAATGGGGGATTATTGATGATGCTGAGTGTGCTATGTGTGGTTTGGAAACTGAGTCAACTGACCATTTATGTTTCAAGTGCCCACTGTCTGCCGGAATTTGGGGACAGTTGCTTCAATGGCAAGGGTACTCAAGACCAGTCCTGGCATGGAAGGACGAGCAAGAATGGCAAAGATTGTACGCTAATGGCAAGAACTCTAAAGATGAGATGTACAGGGTGACATTGACTGGTTGCATTTATATGTTATGGCACGAAAGGAATTGCAGAATCTTTCAGCAGAAAATGAGGACAGTAAATGTGCTAACAACGATGATAATCTTGAAAGTTATATGTCGAGAAACCATGAAGCCTAAGTTAACTAGTAGAGTTATGCATTTGAATACTTACTTGTAA